The Mytilus edulis chromosome 12, xbMytEdul2.2, whole genome shotgun sequence genome contains a region encoding:
- the LOC139498699 gene encoding beta,beta-carotene 15,15'-dioxygenase-like, with the protein MITNRCQFIATLVSVFIVSSSQEKDPSGFRDFFRTNLEEFDNKPLTFSHPVPSWLKGKLIRNGGARYEVGERSFTHAFDALAKLHSFTFYGNGTVSMSARFLRTAYFNESIAANTIAPYAQFGPLNPRFDMFEKMEAIANQIDNLNVNIYRIRNPQKGNFEYMTVNDVWEVYHVSDCSLKTLKLISPPTSVKTHLYLPILSSAHPVQEFGRQTYLTFLMSVPELPFLKSFVTLYRMSSIGDREKIVTWYLEAPTYMHSFSVTKNYAIFIGQPVSINLWKMFIKGNIVEAMEYRYNDPTYIYVVHLRSKKITTLKYDKFVSYFHHINAYEHRKHKIVVDICTQNSSNMHTMEMPYIRSPTLRNKVPLYYGIKRFAIDLKTPYVDARSFKPSKIVPYSNNLDMPAINENYRHVKYCFAYGLVVKADHVNYDKWALVKKDVCEHGGDLSWIIDNHYPSEPWFVPTLNGKKEDDGILMTHVFDGIRKESYLVLINAVTMKTISKAKLPTNVPFSTHGRFFPDE; encoded by the exons ATGATAACTAATCGATGTCAGTTCATCGCAACACTTGTGTCTGTGTTTATAGTTTCAAGCTCACAGGAAAAAGATCCGTCCGGATTTAGAGATTTTTTCAGGACAAATTTGGAAGAATTTGACAACAAACCTTTGACATTTTCGCATCCTGTTCCTAGTTGGCTAAAGGGTAAATTG ATTCGAAATGGAGGTGCACGGTACGAAGTTGGAGAACGTTCATTCACGCATGCGTTTGATGCTTTGGCAAAACTTCATAGTTTCACGTTTTATGGAAATGGAACGGTATCAATGTCTGCCAGATTTCTTAGAACAGCATACTTTAATGAATCGATTGCTGCTAATACAATTGCTCCGTATGCTCAATTCGGGCCACTTAATCCACGTTTTGATATGTTCGAGAAAATGGAGGCCATTGCAAACCAAATTGACAATTTGAATGTAAATATTTACAGAATACGTAACCCACAGAAAGGTAATTTCGAGTACATGACAGTAAACGACGTATGGGAAGTTTACCACGTGTCGGATTGTTCCTTGAAAACTTTGAAGCTAATTTCACCACCAACGAGTGTgaaaacacatctttatttgCCAATACTTTCTTCTGCACACCCTGTCCAGGAATTCGGTAGGCAAACATACCTGACATTCTTAATGAGTGTACCTGAATTGCCGTTTCTCAAGAGTTTTGTAACATTATATCGGATGTCATCAATAGGGGACAGAGAAAAGATTGTCACGTGGTATTTAGAAGCACCAACGTATATGCATTCATTTTCTGTAACCAAAAACTATGCAATTTTTATTGGTCAACCTGTTTCAATAAACTTATGGAAAATGTTTATCAAAGGAAATATAGTCGAAGCTATGGAATATCGGTACAACGATCCGACATATATTTATGTTGTTCATTTAAGATCGAAAAAGATAACAACGTTGAAGTATGACAAATTCGTGTCCTATTTTCACCACATTAACGCGTAtgaacacagaaaacataaaattgtTGTAGATATTTGCACCCAAAATTCTTCAAACATGCACACAATGGAAATGCCTTATATACGTTCTCCAACACTTAGGAATAAGGTTCCACTGTATTATGGTATAAAAAGATTTGCCATCGATCTTAAAACACCTTATGTTGACGCCCGTTCGTTTAAACCATCAAAAATAGTCCCATATTCAAATAATTTAGACATGCCAGCCATCAATGAGAATTATAGACACGTAAAATACTGTTTTGCATACGGTCTAGTCGTAAAAGCAGATCACGTCAATTACGATAAATGGGCTTTAGTTAAGAAAGATGTGTGTGAACATGGAGGCGATTTATCGTGGATAATCGATAATCACTACCCATCGGAACCGTGGTTTGTACCTACTCTAAATGGAAAAAAGGAAGACGACGGTATTTTAATGACGCATGTATTTGACGGCATACGGAAAGAAAGTTATCTTGTGTTGATTAATGCCGTCACTATGAAAACAATAAGCAAAGCAAAGTTACCAACAAATGTGCCTTTTAGTACTCACGGCAGGTTCTTTCCTGACGAATAA